In Paludibaculum fermentans, the genomic stretch GGAGGATCTACGAAATGCCTGAAAAACTTGACGTGGGCCGTATGCCCGCCGGCGTCGCCGGCCTCGGCCTGATGGGCGCCAGCATCACCGCCTGTCTTCTCTCCGCCGGACACCCCGTAACCGGTGTCGAAAAGGATGCCGGCCAGCGCTCCACCGCGCGCCGCCGCATCGCTTCGCTCCTCCGCAAAATGGGCCAGGAGAACCTCCTCCGCGCCCCCGGCGACGAAGTCATGCAGCGCTTCCGCACTACCGGCGATGTCGCCGAACTTGGCGAATCCGAGATTGTCATCGAGTCCATCTCGGAGAACGGCGTGCAAAAGCAGAAGCTCATCGAGAGCATCGAGGGCGCCGTCGGCCGCCATGTGCCCATCGGCTGCAACACCTCCGCCATCCCCATCTCCATCCTTCAGAAGGAGACCCGGCACCCCAAGCGCATCCTCGGCATTCATTGGGCCGAACCCGCCCACACCACGCGCTTCCTCGAAGTCATCTGTGGCAACGACACCTCGCCCGCTGTCGCCCGGCGCGTCCTCGCGCTCTCGCGCCACTGGGGCAAGGAGCCCACCTTCCTCCGCCGCGACATCCGCGGCTTCATCACCAACCGCTGCTTCTACGCCCTCATCCGCGAAGCCCTCTACCTCGTCGAAAACGGCTACGCCACCGTCGCCGATGTCGACCGCTCCCTCCGCAACGACCTCGGCTACTGGATCACCTTCGCCGGCCCCTTCCGCTTCATGGACCTCACCGGCCTCCCCGCCTACGC encodes the following:
- a CDS encoding 3-hydroxyacyl-CoA dehydrogenase family protein — encoded protein: MPEKLDVGRMPAGVAGLGLMGASITACLLSAGHPVTGVEKDAGQRSTARRRIASLLRKMGQENLLRAPGDEVMQRFRTTGDVAELGESEIVIESISENGVQKQKLIESIEGAVGRHVPIGCNTSAIPISILQKETRHPKRILGIHWAEPAHTTRFLEVICGNDTSPAVARRVLALSRHWGKEPTFLRRDIRGFITNRCFYALIREALYLVENGYATVADVDRSLRNDLGYWITFAGPFRFMDLTGLPAYATVANDLFPELSNATEVPATLKRLAQSGAKGVSNARGFYKYRDGQAERWEKLFLDFSYRIRTLAQEYPEDIGDRPTSRRRKP